The following are encoded together in the Brassica napus cultivar Da-Ae chromosome A9, Da-Ae, whole genome shotgun sequence genome:
- the LOC106432960 gene encoding BTB/POZ domain-containing protein NPY2: MKFMKIGSKPDSIKTDGNNVRYVENELASDITINVDGSKFCLHKFPLLSKSACLQKLLSRTDKNNADEVDISGIPGGPTAFETCAKFCYGMTVTLSAYNVVATRCAAEYLGMHETAEKGNLIYKIDVFLNSSLFRSWKDSIIVLQTTKTFSPLSEDLKLVSLCIDAIASKACVDVSHVEWSYTYNRKKLAEENNSADQVRAREVPHDWWVEDLCELEIEFYKRVIMNIKSKGVLGGEVIGEALKAYGYRRLSGFNKGVMEQGDLVKHKTVIETLVWLLPAEKDSVSCGFLLKLLKAVTMLKSGETVKEQLVRRIGQQLEQASVAELLIKSHQESESSLYDVDLVKKIVVEFMARDQNSEIEVEDDDEVEEIKKFPGILSEASKLMVVKLIDSYLTEIAKDPNLPASKFIDLAESVSSISRPAHDGLYRAVDMYLKEHAGITKGEKKRMCKLMDCRKLSVEACMHAVQNDRLPLRVVVQVLFFEQVRASASSGSSTPDLPKGIRELRSCGTYGSSRSVPTVMEDEWDTVATEEEMRALKSEIAALKLQEESGRKSTDKAAVTAISRVKSLIMSRKMFGKKLQGKGGGGEKNNGGGGSDSSESLGSVTEEAAKTATPSRNLTRKVSVS; this comes from the exons ATGAAGTTCATGAAAATTGGGTCGAAGCCAGATTCGATTAAAACTGATGGGAATAATGTCAG GTACGTAGAAAATGAACTGGCTAGTGACATTACTATCAATGTTGACGGATCGAAATTTTGTTTACATAAG TTTCCTCTTCTGTCTAAATCTGCATGCCTGCAAAAGCTTCTCTCACGCACGGACAAGAACAATGCCGATGAGGTTGATATCTCTGGTATACCTGGCGGACCAACTGCATTCGAGACGTGCGCTAAGTTCTGCTACGGTATGACAGTAACACTAAGTGCCTACAACGTCGTGGCTACAAGATGTGCAGCTGAGTACTTAGGAATGCACGAGACGGCCGAGAAAGGAAACTTGATCTACAAGATCGATGTGTTTCTAAACTCGAGCCTCTTCCGTAGCTGGAAAGACTCCATCATTGTTCTTCAGACCACTAAAACGTTCTCACCTCTCTCCGAGGACCTCAAACTTGTTAGCCTCTGCATCGATGCCATAGCGAGCAAGGCCTGTGTAGATGTATCCCACGTTGAATGGTCTTACACTTACAACAGAAAGAAACTGGCTGAAGAGAACAATAGTGCGGATCAAGTAAGGGCTCGAGAAGTTCCACATGATTGGTGGGTCGAGGATCTGTGTGAGCTCGAGATTGAGTTTTACAAGAGGGTTATAATGAACATCAAATCGAAAGGTGTACTTGGAGGAGAAGTTATCGGAGAAGCTTTGAAAGCTTATGGATATAGAAGATTATCTGGTTTTAACAAAGGTGTGATGGAACAGGGAGATTTGGTGAAGCATAAGACCGTTATAGAGACGCTTGTTTGGTTGCTACCGGCTGAGAAAGACAGCGTCTCTTGCGGTTTCTTGCTTAAACTGTTGAAAGCAGTTACTATGTTAAAGTCCGGAGAGACGGTGAAGGAACAGCTCGTAAGAAGAATAGGACAGCAGCTCGAACAAGCTTCTGTCGCGGAACTCTTGATAAAATCTCATCAAGAAAGCGAATCTTCATTGTACGATGTGGATTTAGTGAAGAAGATAGTTGTTGAGTTCATGGCAAGAGATCAAAACAGTGAGATAGAGGTTGAAGATGATGACGAAGTTGAAGAGATAAAGAAATTTCCTGGGATTTTATCCGAAGCTTCAAAGCTGATGGTGGTCAAACTGATTGATAGCTACCTCACTGAGATTGCTAAAGATCCAAATCTTCCTGCATCAAAATTCATCGATCTTGCTGAGAGTGTTTCTAGCATCTCTAGGCCGGCACATGATGGGCTCTACCGTGCTGTTGACATGTATCTTAAG gAACATGCAGGAATCACAAAGGGAGAGAAGAAAAGGATGTGCAAGCTGATGGATTGCCGGAAACTGTCGGTGGAAGCGTGTATGCACGCCGTGCAAAACGACAGGCTTCCTCTACGTGTGGTGGTTCAAGTACTCTTCTTCGAACAAGTGAGAGCGTCTGCTTCGTCGGGAAGCAGCACACCTGATTTGCCCAAAGGCATAAGGGAGCTACGCAGCTGCGGGACATACGGAAGCTCAAGATCAGTGCCGACGGTTATGGAAGACGAATGGGACACGGTGGCAACTGAAGAGGAAATGAGAGCACTGAAGAGCGAGATAGCCGCACTGAAGCTGCAGGAAGAGAGTGGACGTAAGAGCACGGATAAAGCGGCGGTGACGGCGATAAGCAGAGTGAAAAGTTTGATAATGTCAAGGAAGATGTTCGGGAAGAAGTTGCAGGgcaaaggaggaggaggagagaagaACAATGGAGGTGGTGGCTCAGATTCGTCGGAGAGTCTTGGATCTGTAACTGAAGAGGCGGCTAAAACGGCAACGCCTTCGAGAAACTTGACTAGGAAGGTTTCTGTTTCTTGA
- the LOC106432976 gene encoding zinc finger protein-like 1 homolog: MVVCKCRKATKLYCFVHKVPVCGECICFPEHQTCVVRTYSEWVIDGEYDQPKCCQCQSTFDEGGGLQVTRLGCLHAIHTSCLVSLIKSFPPHTAPAGYVCPSCSTPIWPPKMVKDAGSRLHAQLREAILQTGLEKNLFGNHPVSRSTESRSPPPAFASDALINASSSSLTQEGKSLPDGYSVAGNGEYSKSAVSEIVEIDVPASAGNYMKTSSPGFAAAAARKGVPAVDRQNSETLYYADDEDGNKKKYSRRGPLRHKFLRALLPFWSNALPTLPVTAPPRKDATKAEDGSEGRVRHRSSRMDIRKILLFIAIIACMATMGILYYRLAQRVIGQEVPDEEQQ, translated from the exons ATGGTGGTCTGCAAATGCCGAAAG gcTACTAAGCTGTATTGCTTTGTTCACAAGGTCCCTGTGTGTGGGGAATGCATTTGCTTCCCGGAGCATCAAACCTGTGTG GTCCGGACTTATTCGGAATGGGTGATAGATGGAGAGTATGACCAGCCGAAGTGTTGTCAATGCCAATCAACATTTGATGAGGGGGGAGGTCTTCAAGTCACTCGGTTGGGTTGCTTGC ATGCTATACATACAAGTTGCTTGGTTTCGCTTATCAAGAGTTTTCCTCCTCATACTGCACCTGCCGGTTATGTCTGCCCATCTTGTAGCACCCCT ATATGGCCTCCCAAGATGGTAAAAGATGCAGGATCTCGGCTTCATGCACAGTTAAGGGAAGCGATTTTGCAG ACTGGTCTTGAGAAGAATCTATTTGGGAACCATCCAGTTTCCCGATCCACTGAATCTCGTAGCCCACCCCCTGCATTTGCTTCAGATGCATTGATTAATgcatcatcatcttctcttACACAAGAAGGGAAGAGTCTTCCTGATGGTTATTCAGTAGCTGGAAATGGGGAATACTCCAAATCTGCGGTTTCAGAGATAGTTGAGATAGATGTTCCTGCTTCTGCTGGGAATTACATGAAAACCTCAAGCCCTGGA tttgctgctgctgctgcacgGAAAGGTGTACCCGCTGTGGACAGACAGAACTCTGAGACTCTATATTATGCAGACGACGAAGACGGGAATAAAAAAAAGTACTCAAGAAGAG GTCCTCTGCGTCACAAGTTTTTGCGGGCTTTACTACCATTCTGGTCAAATGCATTACCAACCCTACCCGTGACTGCACCACCTCGTAAAGATGCAACAAAGGCAGAAGATGGTTCAGAAGGACGTGTAAGACATCGATCATCAAGGATGGATATAAGAAAAATACTCCTTTTCATAGCAATCAT AGCGTGTATGGCAACAATGGGGATCTTATACTACAGACTTGCGCAACGGGTAATTGGTCAAGAAGTACCCGATGAGGAGCAGCAATGA
- the LOC106432953 gene encoding histone deacetylase 6 translates to MANVGPSSSSSSSQPEVADESQDWILGAGSGWVEARTSCDHLNSLSPDLARLPNPDTPCSRCENPVENWLCLSCKEVLCSRFVNRHMLMHHQQTAHCLALSYSDLSVWCFCCEAYLDAQVILQLRPVHQAAYILKFGEAPPLPQL, encoded by the exons ATGGCGAACGTAGgaccttcctcctcctcctcctcttctcaGCCG GAAGTTGCAGATGAATCCCAAGACTGGATTCTCGGAGCCGGGTCGGGTTGGGTCGAAGCCCGAACATCTTGCGATCACTTGAATTCTCTTTCTCCCGATCTAGCTCGCTTACCAAATCCCGATACTCCCTGTTCAAG GTGCGAAAACCCGGTAGAGAACTGGTTATGTCTTAGTTGTAAAGAGGTTCTGTGCAGCCGTTTTGTGAACAGGCATATGCTTATGCATCATCAACAGACTGCTCACTGCCTTGCACTCAGTTACAG TGACTTGTCGGTATGGTGCTTCTGCTGCGAAGCGTATCTTGATGCTCAGGTCATATTACAGCTGAGGCCAGTTCACCAAGCTGCTTATATTCTCAAATTCGGCGAGGCTCCTCCCTTACCCCAACTTTGA